The genomic stretch CTGAATACCCCAGGCCGTCTTGAGAAGGTTAAGTTTAATCCTTTCCTTCGCCGCCGCACCCTTCACCGCGAAATTCGTTAATCAGCGACTGTTATTGTTATGCAACCCAAGACCCGCGAACGCCTCGCCAACTTCCGCCGCGCCAACCGTAAGCTTCCCCGCCGCCGGATGGACATCCCGATGGACAAGCTTAATTTTAAGCATCCAGAGATCCTTTCCAAATTCACCACGGAGACGGGCAAAATCCTTCCTCGTCGCGTGACCGGTGTTTCGGCGTTCATTCACCGCACCATCACCCGCGAGATCAAGCGCGCCCGTTCTTTGAATCTTCTTCCCTGATTCTGAGCGACGCCACTGCGCGTCTCCTTCAGATGTGAATTCCTTTTGAAATGCTCCAGTCTTACCGGCTGGGGCTTTTCTTTTTCAGCCAAGATGGACCGGATTTTTAGAACTTGGTATTCCACGACGACGGGATCGGCTCGGAGGTGGTTTCGCTGATTTTCGATTTTCCGAGTATAAATCCTTCTTCCGAAGTTCCTTCACCGCATTTCCCAAGCCTCATGCAAGACACTCAGAACCAGCCGGACACCCGTGGATTGTCCATCGACAAGGTGGGGGTCAAGAACCTGCGTTTCCCCCTGCGCATCAAAGATCGCGATCACAGCGAGCAAAGCACGGTTGCCGTGGTGTCGCTTGCCGTTGACCTTCCGCATCATTTCAAAGGCACCCACATGAGCCGATTCGTCGAGGTGTTGCATGCCCACGGCAATGTGCTGACCGTGGCGGATATTGCCAGCATGCCCAAGGAACTGTTGCAGCGTCTGCATGCCGAGAAAGCTCATGTGGAGTTTCGGTTTCCGTATTTTCGCAACAAGAAAGCCCCGGTGACCGGGGCGGAAGGATTGCTTGATTATGGGGTGATGTTTGAAGTGACCGCCGGTCTTGACGCGGTGGATTTCGTAGTAACGGTAGAAGTTCCGGTCACCACCTTGTGTCCGTGTTCGAAAGCGATTTCTGCTCGTGGAGCGCACAATCAAAGGGGAATGGTGACCCTGGCGGTGAGGTTTTCCAAGCCCGTGTGGATCGAGGATCTCTTGGAGATGGTGGAAGCCAGCGCGAGCAGCGAGCTTTACAGTGTCTTGAAGCGTCCCGATGAAAAAGCCGTGACCGAAGCCGCTTATGACAACCCGGTTTTTGTGGAGGATCTCGTTCGCAATGTGGCCGCCAGAATGAAAGCTCATCCCGACATTACCTGGTTCCGCGTCGAGGCGGAGAACTACGAGTCCATCCACAATCACAACGCCTGGGCAGTGATTGAAGGTAAATGAAATAAAATTTAACCGGCTACGCGAAAAGTCGTTCAGACGATTTGACAATTCCGGCAAGATCGATATCATATCCATCCTGCCGTTTCAAACGGTTCAGCAAAGCATCCATAGCTCAACGGATTAGAGCATCTGACTACGGATCAGAAGGTTAGAGGTTCGAATCCTCTTGGGTGCACTCCCCCCTCATAAAAGGGTTAATCTTGCACGTCAGTAGTGCTGCAATGATTAGGAAATCCAAGCCGGGTTACGCTTTAACGGTCGGAAGCAAAAGCGCGACACAGATGAGGATGATGCTGATGGAGCTTGGCACATTGCCACCCATCAGGGAAATGATGGCGAGGACCAGTGCGATAACGATCAGGACATTGGAGGTGGATAGTTTCATCCCAGGGAATCGTTGGATGAAGAATCTTGGACTTGTCGCGATGTTTGTCTCAATCAATTGCCATTTTGCGCTTGTGGCGGCTCAGCAATGCAACAGCGAGACCGAGCGTTAGCAGCAGGGCGCGGGAAGGTTCAGGAACGGCGATGCTGATGGACCCGTTGACTCCGAAGTTGCTGATGTCCCAGAGCAGGCCGCCGGTGAGCGTGGGGAGGTCAAAGTCGCCTTCGCTGCCACCATCAACGCCGGTGCGAAAGTTGCTGCCGATGTCGAAGTTGGCGAGGTCGATGACACTCCAGTCCAACAGCAGCGTCCAAGTGTCACCAGCAGAGGGAAGGTAACCTCCGAAGAAACTGTCGTCCGGTTCGGCTGCGCTGAGTTGTCCGTCGAGACTGATGGTGTCGCCGGTGCTGGTGCCGTTGATGCGGTCGTAGGTGCTGCCGGGGCTGCCAAGTTGGAAGAACGCGGTGGCGGTGGTGGAAAAGGTAAGGCTGCCTTCGAAGTTGAGAATACCCATGGCGTTGCCATTGTCGTCTCCGGGACGGAGGGCTCCGCTAATGGTGTGGGTGACGGCGGGGCCGGTGACGGTGCCGGTGCCGGCGAGCGTGCCGGTAGAGGTGACGGCGGTCGCAGCCGAGCCGGTGGTGCCGATGCCCGCGAGGCCGACTTGGAGCACACCGTTGGTGACGGTGGTGGGACCGCCATAGGTGTTGGCGGAGCTTCTTAATACCAGGGTGCCGAGACCTTGTTTGTTGACGCCGCCTGCGTTGGTGATGGCACCGGCGATGGTGAGGTCGGCGGCGATTGAGGCGTTGTCTTGGACGTTGATGTCGCGGTCAACGGTGCCGAGGTCGACATCTCCGTTGATGGTGCCGCCGGCACCTGCCGCGGCGCTTTCGTAAAGGATGCCGCCAAGGCCGGCGGTGGCTTGGGTGAGGTTGACATCGAAATCGACAGTGACATCGCGCATGATCAGAGCATCATCAAGGGCGGCGAAGACGGTGGCGCTGGTGACTCCGCGTCCGTCGAGGGTGGCGGAGGCGGTGTCGATGATGTTGCCCTGGCGGAAGATAAGCTGGCTGGCGTTGATGGTGCCTTCAGTGGCGTCGCCGAAGTCGTCATTGCGCAGGTCGAGCACGGCGGTGGCACCGTCGACGGTGATGATGGCAGCGCTGCGATCGCTGTCGGGTTTGGGGATGTTGCCGCCGATG from Phragmitibacter flavus encodes the following:
- the rpsR gene encoding 30S ribosomal protein S18, giving the protein MQPKTRERLANFRRANRKLPRRRMDIPMDKLNFKHPEILSKFTTETGKILPRRVTGVSAFIHRTITREIKRARSLNLLP
- the folE2 gene encoding GTP cyclohydrolase FolE2, which gives rise to MQDTQNQPDTRGLSIDKVGVKNLRFPLRIKDRDHSEQSTVAVVSLAVDLPHHFKGTHMSRFVEVLHAHGNVLTVADIASMPKELLQRLHAEKAHVEFRFPYFRNKKAPVTGAEGLLDYGVMFEVTAGLDAVDFVVTVEVPVTTLCPCSKAISARGAHNQRGMVTLAVRFSKPVWIEDLLEMVEASASSELYSVLKRPDEKAVTEAAYDNPVFVEDLVRNVAARMKAHPDITWFRVEAENYESIHNHNAWAVIEGK